A single window of Lysobacter oculi DNA harbors:
- a CDS encoding DUF6587 family protein, which translates to MPLALQYAVIGVAVLLAAAFVWRTRFPGSWRRTRIALALPLLREGRPLWMRKFGRFIAPASALASGECGGCGGCG; encoded by the coding sequence ATGCCGCTCGCTCTGCAGTACGCGGTGATCGGCGTGGCGGTGCTGCTGGCGGCGGCGTTCGTGTGGCGCACGCGCTTTCCCGGCTCGTGGCGACGCACGCGCATCGCGCTCGCCCTCCCGCTGCTGCGCGAAGGGCGGCCGCTGTGGATGCGGAAATTCGGACGCTTCATCGCGCCGGCATCGGCGCTCGCTTCGGGCGAGTGCGGGGGATGTGGCGGCTGCGGGTGA
- a CDS encoding FeoA family protein codes for MRLADLPLHAPAVVVAVHANGDADAIARRLGELGFVPGEPVEVRAAGPLGREPLMVQVGYTRFALRRSEAARIEVQREALDAAA; via the coding sequence GTGCGCCTTGCCGATCTTCCCCTGCATGCACCCGCCGTTGTCGTTGCCGTGCATGCCAATGGCGATGCCGATGCCATCGCGCGCCGTCTTGGTGAACTCGGTTTCGTGCCGGGCGAGCCGGTCGAAGTGCGCGCCGCCGGCCCGCTTGGCCGCGAGCCGCTGATGGTGCAGGTGGGCTACACGCGCTTCGCGCTCCGCCGCAGCGAAGCCGCCCGCATCGAAGTGCAGCGCGAAGCCCTGGACGCCGCCGCATGA
- a CDS encoding bactofilin family protein — MVSWRDPGNSAKKEVADFPNEAVTTPPVQPAAVAPVVRAEPTPAPTPKPAAKESVIAADLSIEGKIEGAGHVRIAGKFKGDVNVKGDLTVEQGAKLTGSVRAEKVTLSGELDGNIEAAKRVDLLASSAMNGDIKAEDLIIASGARLRGHVECGWADGKGAAKGGDSSAA, encoded by the coding sequence ATGGTGAGTTGGAGAGATCCCGGCAACAGCGCCAAGAAGGAAGTCGCGGACTTCCCGAACGAGGCGGTGACCACCCCGCCGGTACAGCCCGCCGCCGTCGCGCCAGTGGTGCGCGCCGAACCGACGCCCGCGCCCACGCCGAAGCCCGCCGCCAAGGAATCGGTGATCGCCGCCGACCTCAGCATCGAAGGCAAGATCGAAGGCGCCGGCCACGTCCGCATCGCCGGCAAGTTCAAGGGCGACGTCAACGTCAAGGGCGATCTCACCGTCGAGCAGGGTGCCAAGCTCACCGGCAGCGTCCGCGCCGAGAAGGTCACGCTGTCGGGCGAACTGGACGGCAACATCGAGGCCGCCAAGCGTGTCGACCTGCTGGCGTCGAGCGCGATGAACGGCGACATCAAGGCCGAAGACCTGATCATCGCTTCCGGCGCGCGCCTGCGCGGCCATGTGGAATGCGGCTGGGCCGACGGCAAGGGCGCGGCCAAGGGTGGAGACAGCAGCGCCGCATGA
- the feoB gene encoding ferrous iron transport protein B produces MTDTALPRVALIGNPNSGKTALFNLLTGSRQKVANYAGVTVERKEGRMLGASGRGYALLDLPGAYSLTPASLEEAIARDVCRGFYPGEPAPDLLVCVVDATNLRLHLRFVLELKSLGRPMIVALNQMDAAAKRGIDVDVAALSRELGLPVVETIAVRGDGAKALIAQVDALFAGDRLAHAPEPTPATDLHAEARRLIDATVSMPRRTAQIDDALDRWLLHPVFGLVTLAVVMFLMFQAVYAWATPLMDGIEAGTAWLGEAVGGAMADGPLRSLMVDGIIAGLGGVIVFLPQILILFLFILTLEESGYLPRAAFLLDRTMSMAGLSGRSFIPLLSSFACAVPGIMATRSIQDPRDRLATILVAPLMTCSARLPVYALLIGAFIPQQKILGGLELQGLVLFGLYMAGIASALLVSWVMKRWRRDKGEHPLLLELPSYRLPHWRDLLIGLWERAMIFLKRVGGIILAMTVLLWFLLTFPGAPADATMPAIDYSFAGRIGHAMTAFFAPLGFNWQICIALIPGMAAREVVVSSLATVYAVAAASDEASAQALSPLIADGWSLATALSLLVWFIYAPQCLSTLATIKRETGSWKQTAFATVYLFALAYAASFVTYQVAKAMGAG; encoded by the coding sequence ATGACCGATACCGCATTGCCGCGCGTCGCGCTGATCGGCAACCCCAACAGCGGCAAGACCGCGCTGTTCAACCTGCTGACCGGCAGCCGCCAGAAAGTGGCGAACTACGCCGGCGTGACCGTGGAGCGCAAGGAAGGCCGGATGCTCGGCGCGTCCGGTCGCGGCTACGCGCTGCTCGACCTGCCGGGCGCCTACAGCCTGACCCCGGCCAGCCTTGAAGAAGCGATCGCGCGCGACGTCTGCCGCGGCTTCTATCCCGGCGAGCCCGCGCCCGACCTGCTGGTCTGCGTGGTCGATGCCACCAACCTGCGCCTGCATCTGCGCTTCGTGCTGGAACTGAAATCGCTCGGCCGGCCGATGATCGTCGCGCTCAACCAGATGGACGCGGCGGCCAAGCGCGGGATCGATGTCGATGTGGCCGCGCTGTCGCGCGAACTCGGCCTGCCGGTGGTGGAAACCATCGCCGTGCGTGGCGATGGCGCGAAGGCACTGATCGCGCAGGTCGATGCGTTGTTCGCCGGTGACCGGCTGGCGCACGCGCCGGAGCCCACGCCGGCCACCGACCTGCACGCCGAGGCGCGCCGCCTGATCGACGCCACGGTGTCGATGCCGCGCCGTACCGCGCAGATCGACGACGCGCTGGATCGCTGGCTGCTGCATCCGGTGTTCGGCCTGGTCACGCTCGCCGTGGTGATGTTCCTGATGTTCCAGGCGGTCTATGCCTGGGCCACGCCGCTGATGGACGGCATCGAGGCCGGCACCGCGTGGCTCGGCGAGGCGGTTGGTGGCGCGATGGCCGACGGCCCGCTCCGCAGCCTGATGGTGGACGGCATCATCGCCGGCCTGGGCGGGGTGATCGTGTTCCTGCCGCAGATCCTCATCCTCTTCCTCTTCATCCTCACGCTGGAGGAATCCGGCTACCTGCCGCGCGCCGCCTTCCTGCTCGACCGCACCATGTCGATGGCGGGACTGTCGGGCCGCAGCTTCATCCCGCTGCTGTCATCGTTTGCCTGCGCGGTGCCCGGGATCATGGCGACCCGCAGCATCCAGGACCCGCGCGACCGCCTCGCCACCATCCTCGTCGCGCCGCTGATGACCTGCTCGGCGCGGCTGCCGGTGTACGCGTTGCTGATCGGCGCCTTCATCCCGCAACAGAAAATCCTTGGCGGGCTGGAACTGCAGGGGCTGGTGCTGTTCGGGCTGTACATGGCCGGCATCGCCAGTGCGCTGCTGGTGAGCTGGGTGATGAAGCGCTGGCGCCGCGACAAGGGCGAACACCCCTTGCTGCTGGAACTGCCGTCCTACCGCCTGCCCCATTGGCGCGACCTGCTGATCGGCCTGTGGGAGCGCGCGATGATCTTCCTCAAGCGCGTCGGCGGCATCATTTTGGCGATGACCGTGCTGCTGTGGTTCCTGCTCACGTTCCCGGGCGCACCGGCCGACGCCACCATGCCGGCCATCGACTACAGCTTCGCCGGCCGCATCGGCCACGCGATGACCGCGTTCTTCGCGCCGCTCGGTTTCAACTGGCAGATCTGCATCGCGCTGATCCCCGGCATGGCCGCCCGCGAAGTGGTGGTGTCATCGCTGGCCACCGTGTATGCGGTCGCCGCCGCCAGCGACGAAGCTTCCGCGCAGGCGCTGTCGCCGCTGATCGCCGACGGCTGGTCGCTGGCCACCGCGCTCTCGCTGCTGGTCTGGTTCATCTACGCGCCGCAATGCCTGTCCACGCTGGCGACCATCAAGCGCGAGACCGGCAGCTGGAAGCAGACCGCGTTCGCCACCGTCTACCTGTTCGCGCTGGCCTATGCGGCCTCGTTCGTCACCTACCAGGTGGCGAAGGCGATGGGCGCGGGGTGA